The Coffea arabica cultivar ET-39 chromosome 6e, Coffea Arabica ET-39 HiFi, whole genome shotgun sequence genome contains the following window.
AAGTTTTTATTAAGATCCTGTTTGATAACACAATTTAATGTTAAATTTAATTGGTTTAGACCTTAATATATTCAGAcgtgtttgataataaaaaaaatacaatatctTAATTAATTATGAGAAGTGAATTGACTAAGCAAAATATACTCCAAAAAATAAGCAATTCAACAAACGacttattcacttatcacttaatgcaAAATACGCTCAaatattaggattttagtatttaacaattcaGTAACTTAGTagttttagattttaaatttcaaattttagatttcgaattttaatatttcaattttatcaaacgcacaaGTCTTGGATTtcaaaaaagcaaaaaacaaaatataaaagggAAATTAATTAACAAGTTTTTAGGTCTCTACGAAATTGCCCCTCCCAAGGATTATTTGTGAAGACATGtcttttggaaacttttccaaccaaaaaaaaaaaaactcttttttCCTTTGACAACAAAACAAGTATATTGGCATTTTCATAACAATAAACAGAGTACGACAAATTAATCAACTCATGCATTTACGAAACCTTGTCCTATTACCAATTATTTCTACACAAGTAATGAAAATGTAACTGAATTAGATAACAAAAGGCAAGAACCATGGAACTCATTTCCCTTTATCAATCAATCCCTCCACTGCTTCTTCATCAAAGAATCTAGTGAATGGATTGCTTTTCCTTCATATCTCGCTTCAGAACAACACTAGTATCTCTTTTACTAaacatttctttccttttctttcttgtattcTACATCACAACCAATGTTCTTGAGAAACCAAGTTTTAAGCTTTCCAATTCCATCTTATTTGAAGCTCAAGGCTCTCATGACTGTTCAGGCGTTCGCAACTTCACTGATTACAAGTCCCAGTGTGCTTACGTGAAATCATTCGACTGTTCAGGAAAAGGTTACATTGATTACCTTCAGATTTTCTACTGCAGTTTAGGCCAGTTTCCTGTGCTGGGATACACTTTGCTTCTTTTATGGCTTCTTCTTCTGTTCTATGTAATTGGAAATACAACAGCGGACTACTTTTGTCCTTCGGTCGAAAGCTTATCCCGAGTTCTGAAGCTTTCACCAACTATAGCTGGTACAACTCTGCTTCCTTTAGGCAATGGTGCAAACGACGTTTTCGCAAGCTTCATTTCTTTCGCGCAATCCCACGATTCTGATGTGGGAATCAACACAGTTCTTGGTGGGGCATTTTTCATCTCATGCTTTGTTGTTGGAATTGTTAGCATGTCAATTTCATCTCGTCAGGTAGCTGTTGATGAAGCCAGCTTCATCAGAGATGTCCTGTTTCTTATTTTCTCCCTTGTATCCCTCCTGATGATCATTATTTCTGGAGAAATAAATTTGTGGGTTGCAACCGGTTACGTTTCCATCTATGTCCTGTATATTATGGTGGTCTCAGCAATGCAATTTTTCTGTGGAAAGAAAGAGAGGATTGTCAATCCTCCTGCCATTATTCCTCCATCCTCGCGGAGTAATTTCTTGGCACTTAACTCTGATGAATCTTGCGGCATGTATGCTCCTCTGATTGGACCTATGgatgaggaaaagaatga
Protein-coding sequences here:
- the LOC113695306 gene encoding cation/calcium exchanger 1-like is translated as MDCFSFISRFRTTLVSLLLNISFLFFLVFYITTNVLEKPSFKLSNSILFEAQGSHDCSGVRNFTDYKSQCAYVKSFDCSGKGYIDYLQIFYCSLGQFPVLGYTLLLLWLLLLFYVIGNTTADYFCPSVESLSRVLKLSPTIAGTTLLPLGNGANDVFASFISFAQSHDSDVGINTVLGGAFFISCFVVGIVSMSISSRQVAVDEASFIRDVLFLIFSLVSLLMIIISGEINLWVATGYVSIYVLYIMVVSAMQFFCGKKERIVNPPAIIPPSSRSNFLALNSDESCGMYAPLIGPMDEEKNESQSQLKDALDQLSNGSESRSTACRFLLLFLYVLELPLQLPRQITIPTVSEEKWSKAFAVTSATLAPIFLALIWKPQIISSTISLAIFMSAALLGIILGTLAFAFTKKSGPPKDCLFPWLAGGFLMSIAWTYLIAEELVCLLVSFGTILGINPSILGLTVLAWGNSAGDLISNLAMALKGGPDGVQMAISGCYAGPLFNNLIGLGLSLIFASWSQYPSSYVIPKDPYLYETVGFFIAGLLWAIVILLNRKMKLDRSLGGGLVAIYLCFIFLRLAKALGLPKLGGSLLEN